CACAAAACGTGCGGCTTTTACAGAGGCTTCAATATTCAGAACTCCTGCTAAATATGCAGGTTGATTCGCTACAATTCCAAGACTTTTTCCTCCCAAACGAGCAAATCCTACAACGATATTCTCTGCATAATCTTTATGTACTTCAAAGAAAGAATCCGCATCTGCAACCTCTTCAATTACTTCCTTGATATCATAAGGTAAATTTGGATTATCTGGGATAATATTATCGAGCTTAGTTCTTGTTTCGTCTGCTACTTCATAGTCTAAACTTGGAGCATCTTCTTCACAGTTTTGAGGCATAAATGCAAGAAGTTCTTTCAATTTCGAAATTGCCTCTACCTCGTTAGAAGCTGTAAAATGGGCTACTCCAGACTTTGAAGAATGTGTAGAAGCTCCACCTAGCTCTTCACTAGTTACTTCTTCGTGGGTAACGGTTTTAACAACATTGGGCCCCGTAACGAACATATAAGAAGAATCTTCCACCATCATGATAAAATCTGTAAGTGCGGGAGAGTAAACTGCTCCACCTGCACAAGGCCCCATAATTAATGAAATTTGAGGAATCACTCCACTGGCTTGTGTATTTCTAAAGAAGATATCAGCATAACCTCCAAGAGATACAACTCCTTCTTGGATTCTGGCTCCTCCCGAGTCATTTAGTCCAATAACTGGTGCTCCGTTTTTCATTGCCAAATCCATTATTTTACAAATCTTTTCGGCATGTGCTTCTGCTAAAGATCCTCCCAAAACTGTGAAATCTTGTGCAAAAGCGTAAATCAATCTTCCGTTGATATATCCATAACCTGTAACAACTCCATCTCCAAGAGTCTTTTGTTTATCCAACCCAAAATTTGTTGAACGGTGTGTTACTAGCATTCCTATTTCTTCAAAAGTACCTTCATCAAACAAAAGCATGATTCTTTCTCTTGCTGTAAGTTTACCTTTTTTGTGCTGAGACTCTATTCTTTTTTCACCTCCACCAAGAAGTGCTTCGGCTTTTTTCTCGTGTAATATTTTAATTTTATCTTTCATAGACTTATGCGAATTCTATTAATACTTGCTTTTTTTCTACAGCATCTCCTTGATTAACCAAAATATTTTTGATGGTCAAATCAGCAGGGCTTTTCAATACATTTTCCATTTTCATGGCTTCAAGAACCAATAAAGGATCTCCTTCCTTTACTTCTTGTCCTATTTCGACTTTAAGATCCAAGATAAGCCCAGGCATTTGCGCTTGGAAATTCTTAATTTTCTTGGTTGCCATAGAACTCATTCCCATACTTTCTAACAAAAGATCCATTTTATCTTTCATAGAAATCTGATAATCCGTTCCATTTACACGGATATTAGTTGTTTTATCTTCTTTATTTATGGATACAATATCCACAAGATAGGACTGATTGTCTTTAAGAATATGAAAACCTGTTTTTCCCGTTTTTACAAGATCCCAATTGATCTCTTGATCATTGAGACTCATACTTTGGTCAAGGTTTTTATTGATCTGGAAAGTTTTATTTCCAACTTTTGCAGTGAACATAAGCGTTTTTTTATCGTTGGTCTAACAAAAATATCATTTATTATTGGATTATCTTTTTCTATTAGCTGTTTTGCATTATGATTGTTAATCACTCAAAACACTGTATGCACCATTCGCTTGTGAATGATACCTTTTTGATTTGATATAATATTTTAAAAATGTTTTTTTTAAAATATAGTAGATATTTTCTAAACTTTATCTAAACGCACTATTTAATCCCTCTTTTACAAGGTTTTGTAAATGTTTTTTATCTCATTTTCGTTTAAATATCGTTTAAATGTCGTTTAATTAAACGAGTTTCCATCTTCGGTCAAAAGATAATTCAATGAGCTTATTGCGTTTAAGTTTTTGAAGCATATTTCTTCTTTTTTCTTCCTTTTGTTTATCACTTAAAATATCGGGAAATTTGTCACTTAATAGCTTTTTAAAGTCGCTGCTGGTCGCTGTTGTGAATTTTTTTAAATATTCAATAATTAGTTTTTCGTAATACTCATCATCAAAACCTTTCTGTTTAATATACTTAGCCTTCTCACCTGATACCTTTGCGACTTTTGATGAAATATGAAAATTAGGTTTTCTGCCTTCAATCAATTTTTTAGATCTCAAAAACGTAATTTCAGAATCAGTTAGTGATTTTTGCTTTGAAACTTTATCTAATAGAGTAATGTCATTCAAAGTTAAATCAGGCATCTGTGCAATCTTACGGGCATATTTTATATCTAGTACTTTACCTGTAATTTTCACTTGTACTTGACTACTTAAAATATCATAATCAGGTAAAGGAAAATACTTGTTTTTCTGTATAATAAACATTCGCTTAATACCGCTCCCTATCGTATCTATCATATTTAAGTTTACCATATAGATTTATATGAATTTTTATTTTCTACTTAGCACCATCCATAATTTTTAAAAAAATCACAAAAAAACCCGCTCTCAATATTCATGAAAGCAGGTTCTACATTATAAGAAAAGGGAAATATTACTTCACCTTTTTGATTGCATCAATAAAATCATCAAGTTCTAAGTGCTTTTCTACTAAGAAAAAGGCTGCTTCTACTATTTTCTCTTCTCTTTCGATAGGGAAACCTAGTCCTATTACGATTCTGTGTAGCATACTTACTTGCTTATCGCTAATATCACTATCCGCTACTATCATACGAGTAAGATTGTATAAACGTTCTATTCTTCCATCATAATCCACGGGTGGATTAATTGGGTATTTTTTAGGATTCTCAAGGATTTCTCTGTATTCAGAATCTTTGATTCCCAATCTTTTCTTCATTCGAATAAGCAGAATTTGCTCATCTTCGGTGATTACGTTATCGGCTACAGCCAAAGCCACAATATTGGCAAAATGTCCAAGGTTTCTCTTGTGTGCCCCACTGCTATATAGTTCGTATATTGACATGTTTTAGTATTTTGAATGCAAATTTAGTCAAAGAATTGTTTTTCAACTCGTCTAATTTATAAAATCTTAGAAAAATTTTACAATTCTCTCTGCTAAGTTTTAAGCCTTTAACTCTCCATCTCTTAGTTCTAGTCCAAATTTCTTTTGTAATTGGCTATAAATTTTCAGAATGGCTTTATCTACTACCTTATCTACCAGCGTTTTGTTTTTATCTAAGAAGGTAAAACTAATGGCATAAGATTTTTTTCCTGTTTCTAATTTTTCACCTCGGTAAACATCAAATATTTCCACCTCAGTAAGAATATTTTTTTCTACCTCTAGCGCAAGAGACTTGATTTCTCCAAAAGACACTTGTTCATCCATCACTAATGCTAGATCTCGCTTTACATTTGGATATTTACTTACGGCTTCATATTCTATTTTCCCATCAATAATTTTCACCAAATTATCCCAATAGATTTCTCCATAAAAAGCTTCTTTTTTGAGTCCACAAGCTTTAGCAACTTTTGGGTTCACGATCATTATGGAAGCAATATTGGTCTTTTTATATTTGAGGATAATTCCATCTAATGCTGCAGAATGTTTGAGCTCTTTTTGCTTGAGTTTCCCTGCTAATCCCGTTTTCGCCAACACAAGTTCAATCGCTGATTTTAATTGGAAAAATTGTGTCTTCTCTTTATCTTCATTCCAAGACTGAGTACGATAATTCCCACTTAATGCAAATGCTAGAATTTTACTTTCAGCATAGTTTCCATTGTATTGGGCATAAGTCTTTCCAAACTCAAAAAGCTTAATAGAATCATTTTTATGATTAAAATTATAAGCAATATTTTCCAACAAAGGCATGAGCATAGATTGTCTTAATATTCCCAAATCTTGAGATAATGGATTGAGAATATCTACAGCTTGCTCAGCTTTATATTCGTCCATCAATCCTTTATAAGATTGTTTTGTAAGAGAATTATTCATGGCTTCGTGGTATCCCACAGCTACCAAAGAATTGGCTATATCGTTGTATAATTTATGTTCATCTACTCCATTTTCTATCTCCAATGAAACTTGAAAACGACTAGGAAGTTCAATAGAATTATAACCAACGAGTCTTAGTACATCTTCAACCACATCAATTGGGCGTGTTACGTCATTTCGATAACTTGGAACACTCAATTCATAAAGGTCTTCTGTCTTTTTAATTGCCTTGATATCTAATGCTTTCAAGGCGGCTAATATTTGTTCTTTTGCTAGGTTTTTCCCTATAATTTTTCGGCAATAATCCAATGAAAACTCAAATTGGAAATCGTTTACTTCTTGAGTAACGATATCTTCAAGATTATTGATTACTTCGGCTTCTGGACAAACTTCTTGAATAAGCTCTACTGCCCAGCTCACACCATCTAGTGTGGTTTTAAAATCGATTCCTCTTTCGAATCTAAAAGATGCATCGGTATGGAATGTGTGTCTTTTTGCTGATTTTCTTACAGAAACAGGCTCAAAATAGGCTGATTCTATAAAAACAGAAGAAGTAGAATCGGAAACCGAAGAATGAATACCACCCATAACTCCTGCTATACACATAGCATCTTGCTCATCGCAAATTACTAAATCCTCTTCTACTAATTCTATTTCTCTTTCATCAAGCGTAAGTAGTTTTTCTCCTGCTTTTGCTTGACGAACAATTATTTTGTCTCCAGCAATTTTATCGGCATCAAAAAAGTGCAAAGGTTGCCCAATGTGATGCATGACATAGTTGCTAATATCCACCAAATTATTGGTTGTACTAATCCCAATAGAAGCTAAAGCTTTCACTAGCCATTCTGGTGAAGCCGCTACCTGTACATTTTTTACAACAAGACCCGCATAACGGAAACATTTGTCGGATTGTACTTCTATCGGAAATTTTTCTAATTCATTTTGGATAGGCTCTAGATGTTCTGCTTTCCAAGTATATGGAATCTGGTGCAACTCGCAATACGCTTTTAAATCTCGTGCTACACCCAAATGAGACATTGCATCGGCTCTGTTTGGCGTAAGCCCAATCTCGATTGTGGCATCCTCATCAATGTCAAGGTAAGCTTTTACAGAATCTCCAATTACAGCATCGGAATCTAGGATATGAATTCCCGAATGATCGTTTCCAAAACCTAATTCATCTAAGGCACAGATCATTCCTTGAGAAGCTTCTCCTCTTATTTTTCCTTTCTTGATTTTAAAAGGTTTTTCGGCTCCCGTTGGCATTAAAACGGCACCATGAACGGCAACCATTACTTTTTGTCCTTCGGCAACATTAGGCGCACCACATACAATAGATAATTGTTCTTCTGCTCCCACATGTACTTTACAGCACTTGAGTTTATCAGCATTAGGGTGCTGAGAACAAGAGACCACTTCACCTACCAGTACTTTACTAAAGTCTGTTTGAGAACCTCCCATTTGTTCGATTCCTTCAACCTCTAATCCTATATCTGTAAGTATTTCACCTATTTTATCGATAGGCATTTGTATATCGATATATTGCGAAAGCCAATTATAACCAATTTTCATATCTGCGTCTTTTTGCGATTCGCAAATTTAAGTCAAAAAATCAGAAGCACATAGATTTTGTTTGGGTGTTTTGTTTCTTATCAAACCGAAAAATATGAGCATCTTTGTATCA
This portion of the Flavobacteriales bacterium genome encodes:
- the pheT gene encoding phenylalanine--tRNA ligase subunit beta yields the protein MKIGYNWLSQYIDIQMPIDKIGEILTDIGLEVEGIEQMGGSQTDFSKVLVGEVVSCSQHPNADKLKCCKVHVGAEEQLSIVCGAPNVAEGQKVMVAVHGAVLMPTGAEKPFKIKKGKIRGEASQGMICALDELGFGNDHSGIHILDSDAVIGDSVKAYLDIDEDATIEIGLTPNRADAMSHLGVARDLKAYCELHQIPYTWKAEHLEPIQNELEKFPIEVQSDKCFRYAGLVVKNVQVAASPEWLVKALASIGISTTNNLVDISNYVMHHIGQPLHFFDADKIAGDKIIVRQAKAGEKLLTLDEREIELVEEDLVICDEQDAMCIAGVMGGIHSSVSDSTSSVFIESAYFEPVSVRKSAKRHTFHTDASFRFERGIDFKTTLDGVSWAVELIQEVCPEAEVINNLEDIVTQEVNDFQFEFSLDYCRKIIGKNLAKEQILAALKALDIKAIKKTEDLYELSVPSYRNDVTRPIDVVEDVLRLVGYNSIELPSRFQVSLEIENGVDEHKLYNDIANSLVAVGYHEAMNNSLTKQSYKGLMDEYKAEQAVDILNPLSQDLGILRQSMLMPLLENIAYNFNHKNDSIKLFEFGKTYAQYNGNYAESKILAFALSGNYRTQSWNEDKEKTQFFQLKSAIELVLAKTGLAGKLKQKELKHSAALDGIILKYKKTNIASIMIVNPKVAKACGLKKEAFYGEIYWDNLVKIIDGKIEYEAVSKYPNVKRDLALVMDEQVSFGEIKSLALEVEKNILTEVEIFDVYRGEKLETGKKSYAISFTFLDKNKTLVDKVVDKAILKIYSQLQKKFGLELRDGELKA
- a CDS encoding TerB family tellurite resistance protein, with amino-acid sequence MSIYELYSSGAHKRNLGHFANIVALAVADNVITEDEQILLIRMKKRLGIKDSEYREILENPKKYPINPPVDYDGRIERLYNLTRMIVADSDISDKQVSMLHRIVIGLGFPIEREEKIVEAAFFLVEKHLELDDFIDAIKKVK
- a CDS encoding acyl-CoA carboxylase subunit beta; protein product: MKDKIKILHEKKAEALLGGGEKRIESQHKKGKLTARERIMLLFDEGTFEEIGMLVTHRSTNFGLDKQKTLGDGVVTGYGYINGRLIYAFAQDFTVLGGSLAEAHAEKICKIMDLAMKNGAPVIGLNDSGGARIQEGVVSLGGYADIFFRNTQASGVIPQISLIMGPCAGGAVYSPALTDFIMMVEDSSYMFVTGPNVVKTVTHEEVTSEELGGASTHSSKSGVAHFTASNEVEAISKLKELLAFMPQNCEEDAPSLDYEVADETRTKLDNIIPDNPNLPYDIKEVIEEVADADSFFEVHKDYAENIVVGFARLGGKSLGIVANQPAYLAGVLNIEASVKAARFVRFCDAFNIPLLVFEDVPGFLPGTDQEWNGIINHGAKLLYAFSEATVPRITVITRKAYGGAYDVMNSKHIGADMNYAWPSAEIAVMGAKGASEIIFKREIASSENPEAKWKEKEAEYAELFANPYNAAARGYVDDVIEPSKTREKLIKAFKSLENKVVVTPKKKHGNIPL
- a CDS encoding biotin/lipoyl-binding protein, producing MFTAKVGNKTFQINKNLDQSMSLNDQEINWDLVKTGKTGFHILKDNQSYLVDIVSINKEDKTTNIRVNGTDYQISMKDKMDLLLESMGMSSMATKKIKNFQAQMPGLILDLKVEIGQEVKEGDPLLVLEAMKMENVLKSPADLTIKNILVNQGDAVEKKQVLIEFA